From one Nonomuraea polychroma genomic stretch:
- a CDS encoding TetR/AcrR family transcriptional regulator: MRSTDAPRRRRADAARNAERIMRAARAAFAEAGGGITLEEIAQRAGVGLATLYRHFPSKDRLVREVVEELMREEIEPAITRALAEQDPLRGMSVMLETVLTLASGQPGILATARDAGALTADVAPRFIQPLTQLMRNAQAAGQVRADLEPDDLKRMLVMLLSTLRPAEGPDEGWRRSLVLLLDALRPDGATPLPPATPPARC, from the coding sequence ATGAGGAGTACCGACGCGCCTCGCCGCCGGCGCGCCGACGCCGCCCGCAACGCGGAGCGGATCATGCGCGCGGCCCGGGCCGCGTTCGCCGAGGCCGGCGGCGGCATCACGCTGGAGGAGATCGCCCAGCGGGCCGGCGTGGGGCTCGCCACGCTCTACCGCCACTTCCCGAGCAAGGACAGGCTCGTCCGCGAGGTCGTCGAGGAGCTGATGCGCGAGGAGATCGAGCCGGCGATCACCCGTGCGCTCGCCGAGCAGGATCCGCTGCGCGGCATGTCGGTCATGCTGGAGACGGTGCTGACCCTGGCGTCGGGGCAACCGGGCATCCTCGCCACGGCCAGGGACGCCGGAGCGCTCACCGCCGACGTGGCCCCCCGGTTCATCCAGCCGCTCACCCAGCTCATGCGGAACGCCCAGGCCGCCGGCCAGGTCCGCGCCGACCTGGAGCCGGACGACCTGAAGCGGATGCTCGTGATGCTGCTCAGCACGCTGCGACCGGCCGAGGGCCCGGATGAGGGCTGGCGCCGCTCCCTGGTGCTCCTGCTGGACGCCCTCCGCCCGGACGGCGCCACTCCCCTGCCTCCGGCGACGCCGCCCGCCCGCTGCTGA
- a CDS encoding ABC transporter ATP-binding protein encodes MTAAAELIGVTQKFGSFTAVDEIDLAMPSGKLTTLLGPSGCGKTTTLRMIAGYSAPTSGTIRIDGIDSTRTPPEKRNLGMVFQSYALFPHMTVAGNVGYGLKLRKVPSAERRSRVMETLELVGLAHLADRKPKKLSGGQQQRVALARAIAIRPKLLLLDEPLSNLDARLRVQMRAEIRRIQAETKLTVVLVTHDQDEALEMSDEMVVMNEGRIVQQGAPQQVFPRPADRFVAEFLGYENFLTAADGTPLTIRPEHLRIAEKGHGLDATVVDVAFRGVDLLVSLDVVDPSGATVRLLADVRSGATPTPGSSVTVIAPDDHLVSLPR; translated from the coding sequence ATGACCGCCGCCGCCGAGTTGATCGGAGTCACCCAGAAGTTCGGCTCCTTCACCGCCGTCGACGAGATCGACCTCGCCATGCCGTCAGGGAAGCTGACGACGCTGCTGGGCCCGAGCGGCTGCGGCAAGACCACCACGCTCAGGATGATCGCGGGCTACTCGGCACCGACGTCGGGGACGATCCGCATCGACGGGATCGACAGCACCCGTACGCCGCCGGAGAAGCGGAATCTCGGGATGGTCTTCCAGTCGTACGCGCTGTTCCCGCACATGACGGTGGCCGGCAACGTCGGTTACGGGCTCAAGCTGCGCAAGGTGCCATCCGCGGAAAGACGGTCGCGGGTCATGGAGACGCTCGAGCTCGTCGGGCTCGCGCACCTGGCCGACCGCAAGCCGAAAAAGCTCTCCGGCGGGCAGCAGCAGCGGGTGGCACTGGCCAGGGCGATCGCGATCAGGCCCAAGCTCCTGCTGCTCGACGAGCCGCTGTCCAACCTCGACGCCCGCCTGCGCGTCCAGATGCGGGCCGAGATCAGGCGCATCCAGGCGGAGACCAAGCTGACCGTCGTCCTCGTCACCCATGACCAGGACGAGGCGCTGGAGATGTCCGACGAGATGGTCGTCATGAACGAGGGCAGGATCGTGCAGCAGGGCGCTCCTCAGCAGGTCTTCCCCCGTCCGGCTGACCGCTTCGTCGCCGAGTTCCTCGGCTACGAGAACTTCCTCACCGCGGCCGACGGCACCCCTCTGACCATCCGGCCCGAGCATCTGCGCATCGCCGAGAAAGGTCACGGCCTTGACGCGACGGTGGTCGACGTGGCCTTCCGCGGCGTCGACCTGCTGGTCTCGCTCGACGTGGTCGACCCGTCGGGCGCGACCGTCAGGCTGCTCGCCGACGTACGCAGCGGCGCGACCCCGACGCCCGGATCGAGCGTCACGGTGATCGCGCCAGACGACCATCTGGTCTCACTCCCCCGCTGA
- a CDS encoding LacI family DNA-binding transcriptional regulator, giving the protein MPTLADVAALAGVSKATASRALGRPDLAAPETVARVRAAAEQLGFVPNRAATQLARGKTGVVAVVVPTLDNTFFTPIIGGAQARAADSGMQLTIAVHSLEHAAQLAAVQQLAHQVDGFLLTAPRGSDEIVRAAASFKPTVLIDREIEGMTSAVADTASAFGALVTRFVEKGHERIVYIGGPAGSWQDRQRQAAIRAAAESGGATLTMLGPYPSTFAAGVETAEAVVAARATAVVPYATSIGLGLMFALFSRGIRDVVVSSERMIVESLGLGDVPSIDVDGERLGEVAMDQLMTLLGERREPPPPTRRRLTVRIS; this is encoded by the coding sequence GTGCCGACACTCGCGGACGTCGCCGCGCTGGCCGGGGTTTCCAAGGCGACGGCCTCCCGCGCCCTGGGCCGGCCGGACCTGGCCGCCCCGGAAACGGTGGCCCGCGTCCGCGCAGCCGCCGAGCAGCTCGGATTCGTCCCGAACCGGGCAGCCACTCAGTTGGCCCGCGGGAAGACCGGGGTGGTCGCTGTCGTGGTGCCCACGCTCGACAACACCTTCTTCACCCCGATCATCGGCGGTGCTCAGGCGCGGGCGGCCGACTCGGGCATGCAGCTGACCATCGCCGTGCACTCCCTGGAGCACGCCGCTCAGCTGGCCGCGGTCCAGCAACTCGCGCACCAGGTCGACGGCTTCCTGCTCACCGCGCCCCGAGGTTCGGACGAGATCGTCCGCGCCGCCGCCTCGTTCAAGCCGACCGTCCTCATCGACCGTGAGATCGAGGGCATGACCTCGGCAGTCGCCGACACGGCCAGCGCGTTCGGCGCGCTCGTCACCCGGTTCGTCGAGAAGGGTCACGAGCGCATCGTCTACATCGGCGGCCCGGCGGGCTCCTGGCAGGATCGTCAGCGCCAGGCGGCCATCCGCGCCGCGGCCGAGTCAGGCGGCGCGACGCTGACCATGCTCGGCCCCTACCCCTCGACGTTCGCCGCCGGAGTGGAGACGGCAGAGGCCGTGGTGGCCGCCCGCGCGACCGCCGTAGTCCCGTACGCGACCTCGATCGGCCTCGGCCTCATGTTCGCCCTGTTCAGCCGCGGAATCCGCGATGTCGTGGTCAGCTCGGAGCGCATGATCGTCGAGAGCCTCGGCCTGGGCGACGTCCCCTCGATCGACGTGGACGGTGAAAGGCTCGGCGAGGTGGCCATGGACCAGCTCATGACACTCCTCGGCGAGCGCAGGGAGCCGCCACCACCCACCAGACGCCGCCTCACCGTCCGGATCAGCTAG
- a CDS encoding cytochrome P450, with the protein MSEIPTIPLPPLHGDPIPYHAEDYQRLRAEGPVVRLPIATGGPDVWLVTQYAEVRKVLSDPAHFSNAARGPHGRLADRSDESLKGFIIGNPLMYDPPEHTRLRRLLTGQFTVARMRHLRPRIEQIVTEHLDAMEAAGPPADLVQAFSLPVPSLVICELLGVPYADREDFQRRSNRLLDMTLDREAHAANTAEMNAYMSELIRRERAEPGEALLGLLVREHGDELTDDELLGIGNTLLVAGHETTANMLSLGTLLLLHRPEQAAVIRDEPDAVTPAVEELLRYLSVAHRAGPPRHATEDITLGSRQIKAGDLLIPSLLAANRDEAFVKEPDELDVTRDAGGHIAFGHGVHHCLGAPLARVEMQVAFPALLQRFPGLKPAAPFESLRFRLQSTVYGVESLPVTW; encoded by the coding sequence ATGTCCGAGATCCCCACCATTCCGTTGCCGCCGCTGCACGGCGACCCGATCCCGTACCACGCCGAGGACTATCAGCGGCTGCGCGCCGAAGGGCCGGTCGTCCGCCTGCCCATCGCCACGGGCGGCCCGGACGTGTGGCTCGTCACCCAGTACGCCGAAGTCCGCAAGGTGCTCAGCGACCCGGCGCACTTCAGCAACGCCGCCCGCGGGCCGCACGGCAGGCTGGCCGACCGCTCCGATGAGTCGTTGAAGGGCTTCATCATCGGCAACCCGCTGATGTACGACCCTCCGGAGCACACCCGGCTGCGCCGCCTGCTGACCGGCCAGTTCACCGTGGCCAGGATGCGGCACCTGCGGCCGCGCATCGAGCAGATCGTGACCGAGCACCTGGACGCCATGGAGGCCGCCGGGCCGCCCGCCGACCTGGTGCAGGCGTTCTCGTTGCCGGTCCCCTCACTGGTGATCTGCGAGCTGCTCGGCGTCCCGTACGCCGACCGGGAGGACTTCCAGCGGCGCAGCAACCGGCTCCTGGACATGACGCTGGACCGGGAGGCGCACGCCGCCAACACCGCCGAGATGAACGCGTACATGTCGGAGCTGATCCGCCGCGAGCGCGCCGAACCGGGGGAGGCGCTGCTCGGCCTGCTCGTGCGTGAGCACGGCGACGAGCTGACCGACGACGAGCTGCTCGGCATCGGCAACACGCTGCTGGTGGCCGGGCACGAGACGACCGCCAACATGCTCAGCCTGGGCACGTTGCTGCTGCTGCACCGGCCGGAGCAGGCCGCCGTCATCCGCGACGAGCCCGACGCCGTCACCCCGGCAGTGGAGGAGCTGCTGCGCTACCTGTCCGTGGCGCACCGTGCCGGGCCGCCCAGGCACGCGACCGAGGACATCACGCTCGGCAGCCGCCAGATCAAGGCCGGTGACCTGTTGATCCCCTCGCTGCTGGCGGCCAACCGCGACGAGGCGTTCGTCAAGGAGCCCGACGAACTCGACGTCACCCGCGACGCCGGCGGGCACATCGCCTTCGGGCACGGCGTCCACCACTGCCTGGGCGCGCCGCTGGCCAGGGTGGAGATGCAGGTGGCCTTCCCCGCGCTGCTGCAGCGGTTCCCCGGGCTGAAGCCGGCGGCGCCGTTCGAGAGCCTCCGCTTCCGGCTGCAGTCGACCGTCTACGGGGTGGAGTCTCTGCCGGTGACCTGGTGA
- a CDS encoding DUF3800 domain-containing protein has translation MKTAHPTIAPVREIACDESGWEGANLVAGSSDVIAYASVRLSVEAATEFLRELSGGAGHAKREYKASHVLRADRRSKVKSLLGPDGPIHGHAFVHLTEKAYFVVGRLLDLVLGQSADAASAGVAADRRLAGLATTLNREGPEAFGRDRWQAFLAASNAVLRTWKPRNVREPVDAFADLVETLAELDGDSRVGAILDELRRARSVAYAARARLLEHRTLQPALEPLIPALARTILHWSRGGGIDVSIVHDEQSALTERRIRRLERQLLPPGRCLRFRQVDSRTDPRVQVADVLAGVARRLAADELRGRGDTELGELLRVYIDPASRWSDERSWSRLGPAR, from the coding sequence GTGAAGACGGCGCATCCCACCATCGCGCCAGTTCGCGAGATCGCCTGCGACGAGTCAGGCTGGGAGGGCGCCAACCTCGTGGCCGGGAGCTCCGACGTCATCGCGTACGCCAGCGTGCGGCTGAGCGTCGAGGCGGCCACGGAGTTCCTGCGCGAGCTCAGCGGTGGCGCCGGGCACGCGAAGCGGGAGTACAAGGCGTCGCATGTGCTCCGCGCGGATCGACGGTCCAAGGTGAAGAGTCTGCTCGGCCCGGACGGGCCTATCCACGGCCATGCCTTTGTCCATCTCACCGAGAAGGCCTACTTCGTCGTCGGCAGACTCCTCGACCTCGTCCTCGGGCAGTCCGCGGACGCGGCCAGCGCGGGCGTGGCCGCCGATCGGCGGCTCGCCGGACTGGCGACCACGCTCAACCGGGAGGGTCCCGAAGCGTTCGGCCGTGATCGGTGGCAAGCCTTCCTGGCAGCGTCCAATGCCGTCCTGCGGACGTGGAAACCCCGGAACGTGCGTGAGCCCGTGGACGCGTTCGCCGATCTGGTCGAGACGCTCGCGGAACTCGACGGAGACAGCCGCGTGGGCGCGATTCTCGACGAGCTTCGACGGGCGAGATCGGTCGCCTACGCGGCACGGGCCCGGCTCCTCGAGCACCGCACCCTGCAACCGGCTCTGGAACCCTTGATCCCCGCCCTCGCCAGGACCATTCTCCATTGGAGCCGGGGCGGCGGGATCGACGTGTCGATCGTGCACGACGAGCAGTCCGCCCTGACCGAGCGGCGCATCCGGCGGCTCGAGCGGCAACTCCTGCCACCGGGCCGCTGCCTGCGTTTCCGGCAGGTGGACTCGCGCACGGATCCGCGGGTCCAGGTGGCCGATGTGCTGGCCGGAGTCGCGCGCAGACTCGCCGCCGACGAACTCCGCGGCCGTGGTGATACAGAACTCGGTGAGTTGCTGCGCGTTTACATCGATCCGGCCTCACGTTGGTCCGACGAGCGGAGCTGGTCCCGCCTCGGCCCGGCGCGCTGA
- a CDS encoding ABC transporter permease, translating into MKRPITAALAVIGYVIMIVPIIFVVATAFTAGSTLRFPPDGISLRWFDEALGYEPFIEAAISSLELAVLATALALLVGVPATLAIHRGKLPGKGLVEGLFLSPLIVPELVVGLALFQQLMIGMDLDNFSTLLVGHTALMLPYAVRVTGASLALADPGLEEAARGLGASPLRAFFTVTLPVLRPGIFSAGLLSVVTSFNNVPLSLLLQGRDFRTLPVTMLDYVQQSYDPMVAAASTLILAATVVIAVIAERTVGFAKIFGGINQ; encoded by the coding sequence ATGAAGCGGCCGATCACAGCGGCGCTCGCGGTCATCGGCTACGTCATCATGATCGTGCCGATCATTTTCGTGGTCGCCACCGCCTTCACGGCGGGAAGCACCCTGAGGTTCCCGCCCGACGGGATCTCGCTGCGCTGGTTCGACGAGGCGCTCGGCTATGAGCCTTTCATCGAGGCCGCGATCTCCAGCCTGGAGCTCGCCGTACTGGCCACCGCGCTCGCGCTGCTGGTCGGCGTGCCTGCCACGCTCGCCATCCACCGCGGAAAGCTCCCTGGCAAGGGCCTGGTCGAGGGGTTGTTCCTGTCGCCGCTCATCGTCCCCGAGCTGGTCGTCGGCCTCGCGCTGTTCCAGCAGCTGATGATCGGCATGGACCTGGACAACTTCAGCACCCTGCTGGTCGGGCACACGGCGCTGATGCTGCCCTATGCGGTGCGCGTGACCGGCGCCTCGCTCGCGCTGGCCGACCCCGGGCTGGAGGAGGCCGCCCGGGGTCTCGGCGCCTCGCCGCTGCGCGCGTTCTTCACCGTCACGTTGCCCGTCCTGCGTCCGGGAATCTTCTCTGCCGGGCTGCTCAGCGTGGTCACCTCGTTCAACAACGTGCCGCTGTCGCTCCTGCTGCAGGGACGCGACTTCCGGACGCTGCCGGTGACGATGCTCGACTACGTGCAGCAGTCCTATGACCCGATGGTCGCCGCCGCTTCCACCCTCATCCTGGCCGCCACCGTGGTCATCGCGGTGATCGCCGAGCGCACGGTCGGATTCGCCAAGATCTTCGGAGGGATCAATCAATGA
- a CDS encoding cytochrome P450: MTVDDRFGQGMGEVRKNRLLGTASEVVTDPVSDWATDFSHVDPVWAADPYPILDELRQRCPIAHTERFGGVWLPTRYEDVAALAYDTERFSSRAIIVSNNKPPLDLAPVGDAPPITSDPPFHRDARQLLLPMFAKSAVAEQEEATRAYCHELIDAMRGREIVDAARDYAQHIPVRVIADLLGFPPEDGPRFRVFVENVLESINQSPEERLERQDELVGYLVTQIHEHVARPRDDLTTYLINAELHGQKLDPMHVVGTMMLLLIAGIDTTWSAIGASLWHLAKTPADRERLVAEPELLPTAIEEFLRAYAPVTMARLVKQDMRWKGVDMKADDWVLLSFPAANRDPAQFERADEVLIDREVNRHAAFGLGIHRCVGSHLARMELRVALEVWLERIPAFALADSAAVTWAAGQVRGPRALPLRIS, encoded by the coding sequence ATGACCGTGGACGACCGCTTCGGGCAAGGCATGGGAGAGGTACGAAAGAACCGGTTGCTGGGCACGGCCAGCGAGGTCGTGACCGATCCGGTCTCGGACTGGGCGACCGACTTCTCCCATGTCGATCCCGTCTGGGCCGCCGATCCCTATCCGATCCTGGACGAGCTGCGGCAGCGTTGCCCGATCGCGCACACCGAGCGGTTCGGCGGCGTGTGGCTGCCGACGCGGTATGAGGACGTGGCGGCCCTCGCGTACGACACCGAGCGTTTCTCGTCCCGGGCGATCATCGTCAGCAACAACAAACCGCCACTCGACCTGGCCCCGGTAGGCGACGCCCCGCCCATCACCTCCGATCCGCCGTTCCACCGCGACGCCCGGCAGCTGCTGCTGCCGATGTTCGCCAAGTCGGCGGTGGCCGAACAGGAGGAGGCGACGCGGGCGTACTGCCACGAGCTGATCGACGCGATGCGCGGGCGGGAGATCGTCGACGCCGCCCGTGACTACGCCCAGCACATCCCGGTGCGGGTGATCGCCGATCTGCTCGGCTTCCCGCCCGAGGACGGCCCGCGGTTCCGCGTGTTCGTCGAGAACGTCCTGGAGAGCATCAACCAGTCGCCTGAGGAACGTCTCGAACGCCAAGACGAATTGGTCGGCTACCTCGTCACGCAGATCCACGAGCACGTCGCCAGGCCGCGCGACGACCTGACGACGTACCTCATCAACGCCGAACTCCACGGGCAGAAGCTGGACCCCATGCACGTGGTGGGCACGATGATGCTGCTCCTCATCGCCGGCATCGACACGACGTGGAGCGCCATCGGGGCGTCACTGTGGCACCTGGCCAAGACTCCGGCCGACCGCGAGCGCCTGGTGGCCGAGCCGGAGCTGCTGCCGACCGCGATCGAGGAGTTCCTGCGCGCCTACGCCCCGGTCACCATGGCTCGCCTGGTCAAGCAGGACATGCGCTGGAAAGGCGTGGACATGAAGGCCGACGACTGGGTCCTGTTGTCCTTCCCCGCTGCCAACCGCGATCCGGCCCAGTTCGAGCGGGCGGACGAGGTGCTCATCGACCGTGAGGTGAACCGTCACGCCGCCTTCGGCCTCGGCATCCATCGCTGCGTGGGCTCTCATCTGGCCCGTATGGAGCTCCGGGTCGCCCTGGAGGTCTGGCTGGAACGCATCCCCGCCTTCGCCCTGGCGGACTCGGCGGCGGTGACCTGGGCCGCCGGCCAGGTACGCGGCCCCCGCGCCCTCCCTCTCCGCATCTCCTGA
- a CDS encoding ABC transporter permease, giving the protein MPGLVLLVVGFLIPSAAMLFAPPDVPTSEIFARLGDMLADPYDLEVIGRTVGLALAVTIICVVLGFPIAYWLARSPSRWSGVFLAVAIFPLMLSNVVRTFGWLVILGSKGALGQLLVQLGIVDVAPQLLYTKLAIVLGLTQLFLPLAIISCYSAVAQVDPGLDDASRGLGASRIRTMWNVVIPLTMPGIVVAATLVFAGSVTAYTTPYLLGGSSQRMLSTQLFTYASTTVDWASASATALIMTVLVFLVSGLSSLIGRKGATS; this is encoded by the coding sequence GTGCCTGGTCTCGTCCTGCTGGTCGTGGGATTCCTCATCCCCTCCGCCGCGATGCTCTTCGCGCCGCCGGACGTGCCGACCAGTGAGATCTTCGCGCGCCTGGGCGACATGCTCGCCGATCCTTACGACCTGGAGGTGATCGGGCGCACGGTCGGGCTGGCTCTGGCGGTCACGATCATCTGCGTCGTCCTCGGCTTTCCCATCGCCTACTGGCTCGCCCGCTCGCCGTCACGCTGGAGCGGAGTCTTCCTGGCAGTGGCGATCTTCCCATTGATGCTGAGCAACGTGGTACGGACGTTCGGCTGGCTGGTCATTCTCGGCTCCAAGGGGGCGCTCGGCCAACTGCTCGTCCAGCTCGGCATCGTCGACGTGGCGCCGCAACTGCTCTACACCAAGCTGGCGATCGTCCTCGGCCTCACCCAGCTCTTCCTGCCGCTGGCGATCATCTCCTGCTATTCGGCCGTCGCCCAGGTCGATCCCGGCCTGGACGACGCCTCGCGCGGGCTCGGCGCGAGCAGGATCCGCACGATGTGGAACGTCGTCATCCCGCTGACCATGCCGGGCATCGTGGTGGCCGCCACTCTGGTCTTCGCGGGGTCCGTCACCGCCTACACCACGCCCTATCTGCTCGGCGGGTCCAGCCAGCGGATGCTCTCCACACAGCTCTTCACCTACGCGAGCACCACGGTCGACTGGGCCTCCGCCTCGGCGACGGCGCTCATCATGACGGTCCTGGTCTTCCTGGTCTCCGGGCTGTCCTCGCTGATCGGGCGGAAGGGGGCCACCTCATGA
- a CDS encoding RNA-binding S4 domain-containing protein, with translation MPGPVAGIGALPQAAGRSVNARQIITLDACSCASHGCRVTQYSVWVAGDQVSARVDSWIWSVRLTRTRSIASDACRGGHVRVNGVRVKPAHAVRVGDEIRLRHDGRERIVVVSRIITKRVGAAVAAECYVDKSPPPPPREEAVTVAVRARGAGRPTKRERRSIEKLLGRPAEQCSSTRRSP, from the coding sequence ATGCCCGGCCCGGTCGCGGGCATCGGCGCGTTGCCGCAGGCCGCCGGCAGGAGCGTCAACGCCAGGCAGATCATCACCCTCGACGCCTGCTCTTGTGCGAGCCACGGGTGTCGCGTCACTCAGTACAGTGTCTGGGTGGCAGGTGATCAGGTGAGCGCACGGGTGGACAGCTGGATCTGGTCGGTGCGGCTGACCAGAACTCGTTCGATCGCGTCCGACGCCTGCAGGGGCGGGCACGTCCGGGTCAACGGGGTGCGGGTCAAGCCCGCGCACGCCGTCCGGGTCGGTGACGAGATTCGGCTCCGGCACGACGGGCGCGAACGCATCGTGGTCGTCTCTCGGATCATCACCAAGCGCGTCGGCGCCGCCGTGGCCGCCGAGTGCTACGTCGACAAGAGCCCTCCGCCCCCTCCGCGCGAGGAGGCCGTGACAGTGGCCGTTCGCGCTCGTGGCGCGGGTCGTCCCACCAAACGCGAGCGCCGCAGCATCGAGAAGCTGCTCGGGCGCCCAGCGGAGCAGTGCTCCAGCACGCGCAGGTCGCCGTAG
- a CDS encoding polysaccharide lyase 8 family protein translates to MTHPLSRRSALLGVGAVAGLALWEGPAEAAGTAAFDAARERWVSLLAGGSYNCASSGKTQAVEGSANAVLRKLKPAPDRPSLWPDLPLEDPRTGNFNRAYNRMRTLALGWATPGTAMHRDKQVAETAVRALDFLYEHAYHEDLDRRGSNWFWWEIGVPRSLTDTCALLYDGLPEDRLERWLRPLRRWCPDPERRVSHPGVVETGANRAGKAMAVAMRGLLTHDARLIKRARAAVSDLLRPTKGPGDGFYRDGSFIQHDVYPYTGSYGVDYLESVAKLIAMLAESPWEIAGIGNIYDIVDRSFVPFIFDGLMMDCVRGRQISVQGHRDYHSGQKAVEAILTLLEAAPERHARRWRPLVKGWLTRNTAIPYDTPASPASIARAKALLEDLSVPVGPRTTGTYVFADMDRVVHRRPTWAYAIAMSSERIGAAEAMNRENLHGWYTGDGMTYLYTGDLTHWNDDLWPTIDPYRLPGTTVDTRRRAALPHGKRRLPPTPWAGGVALDGEYGVAAMKLIADGSSLRAKKAWFLLDDAVIALGTGITASDGRRIETIVENRNTHDRHPPLTRGDGWVHLSGVAGYALLDGADAKVIRKKRTGRWRDIDKGATTGGDKTPVARHYTTIVIDHGVDPRKARYAYAVLPGASIAQTAAYGRRIEILANSRAVQAISRDNVLAAVFWRAGTVETADGPLAADGPCTLLIRRDHQQVRLAVSDPSRTTDEVKITLPWPVKSVKEGDRSVRKAKSAVKVEVGGSRGHAHTAVVRI, encoded by the coding sequence ATGACCCACCCCCTCAGCCGGCGGTCCGCCCTGCTGGGCGTCGGGGCCGTGGCCGGCCTCGCCCTGTGGGAGGGACCGGCCGAGGCGGCCGGCACCGCCGCGTTCGACGCCGCGCGTGAGCGGTGGGTGAGCCTGCTGGCCGGCGGGTCGTACAACTGCGCCTCCTCCGGCAAGACGCAGGCGGTCGAGGGCTCGGCCAATGCGGTGCTGCGCAAGCTGAAGCCCGCCCCCGACCGCCCCAGCCTGTGGCCCGACCTGCCGCTCGAGGACCCCCGGACGGGCAACTTCAACCGCGCCTACAACCGCATGCGCACACTGGCGCTGGGCTGGGCCACGCCGGGCACCGCCATGCACCGGGACAAGCAAGTGGCCGAGACCGCGGTCAGGGCGCTGGACTTCCTGTACGAGCACGCCTACCACGAGGATCTCGACCGGCGGGGCAGCAACTGGTTCTGGTGGGAGATCGGCGTCCCCCGCTCGCTGACCGACACCTGCGCCCTGCTGTACGACGGCTTGCCCGAGGACCGCCTCGAGCGCTGGCTGCGCCCACTGCGCCGCTGGTGCCCCGACCCGGAGCGCCGCGTCAGCCACCCCGGCGTCGTCGAGACCGGCGCCAACCGGGCGGGCAAGGCCATGGCGGTGGCGATGCGCGGATTGCTCACCCACGACGCCCGCCTCATCAAGCGGGCCAGGGCCGCGGTCTCCGACCTGCTGCGGCCGACCAAAGGCCCAGGCGACGGCTTCTACCGTGACGGGTCGTTCATCCAGCACGACGTGTACCCCTACACCGGCAGCTACGGCGTGGACTACCTGGAGAGCGTGGCCAAGCTGATCGCCATGCTCGCGGAGTCGCCGTGGGAGATCGCCGGAATCGGGAACATCTACGACATCGTGGACCGCTCGTTCGTGCCGTTCATCTTCGACGGGCTGATGATGGACTGCGTACGCGGACGGCAGATCTCGGTGCAGGGCCACCGCGACTACCACTCGGGGCAGAAGGCGGTCGAGGCCATCCTCACGCTGCTGGAGGCGGCGCCCGAGCGCCATGCCCGGCGCTGGCGACCGCTGGTGAAGGGCTGGCTCACCCGCAACACGGCCATCCCCTACGACACGCCGGCATCGCCGGCGAGCATCGCACGGGCCAAGGCCCTGCTGGAGGACCTGTCGGTGCCGGTCGGCCCGCGCACGACGGGCACGTACGTCTTCGCCGACATGGACCGGGTCGTGCACCGCCGTCCCACCTGGGCGTACGCGATCGCGATGAGCTCGGAGCGCATCGGCGCGGCCGAGGCCATGAACCGGGAGAACCTGCACGGCTGGTACACCGGCGACGGCATGACCTACCTCTACACCGGCGACCTCACCCACTGGAACGATGACCTGTGGCCCACGATCGACCCGTACCGGCTGCCGGGAACGACGGTCGACACCCGCAGACGCGCCGCTCTCCCGCACGGCAAGCGCCGCCTGCCACCGACCCCGTGGGCGGGCGGCGTGGCACTCGACGGCGAGTACGGCGTGGCGGCCATGAAGCTGATCGCCGACGGCTCCTCGCTGCGGGCCAAGAAGGCGTGGTTCCTCCTCGACGACGCCGTGATCGCCCTCGGCACCGGCATCACCGCCTCCGACGGCCGCCGCATCGAGACCATCGTGGAGAACCGCAACACGCACGACAGGCATCCGCCGCTGACCCGGGGCGACGGCTGGGTCCACCTGTCCGGTGTGGCCGGCTACGCGCTGCTCGACGGCGCCGACGCGAAGGTGATCCGCAAGAAGCGCACCGGCCGCTGGCGGGACATCGACAAGGGCGCCACCACCGGAGGCGACAAGACCCCCGTCGCCAGGCACTACACGACGATCGTCATCGACCACGGCGTCGATCCGCGCAAGGCGCGCTACGCCTATGCCGTACTGCCCGGCGCCTCCATCGCGCAGACCGCGGCTTACGGCCGGCGGATCGAGATTCTCGCCAACTCCAGAGCGGTGCAGGCCATTTCCCGCGACAACGTGCTCGCCGCCGTCTTCTGGCGCGCGGGGACCGTCGAGACCGCGGATGGACCGCTCGCCGCCGACGGCCCGTGCACGCTGCTGATCCGCCGCGATCATCAGCAGGTACGGCTCGCGGTCTCCGACCCGTCCAGGACCACCGACGAGGTGAAGATCACGCTGCCCTGGCCGGTGAAATCGGTCAAGGAAGGCGACCGCAGCGTGCGCAAGGCCAAGAGCGCGGTCAAGGTGGAAGTCGGTGGCAGCCGCGGGCACGCCCACACCGCGGTGGTGCGCATCTGA
- a CDS encoding ferredoxin, translating to MNVRIDPERCQGHGRCYDLASDLFAEDDEGYGQVIGDGTVVPNTEHLARLAVANCPERAVDLL from the coding sequence ATGAACGTGCGCATCGACCCCGAACGCTGCCAAGGCCACGGCCGCTGCTACGACCTCGCCTCCGACCTCTTCGCAGAGGACGACGAAGGCTACGGCCAAGTGATCGGCGACGGCACGGTAGTCCCGAACACGGAACACCTGGCCCGCCTGGCGGTTGCCAACTGCCCTGAACGCGCCGTCGACCTTCTCTAA